In Bradyrhizobium sp. 1(2017), one DNA window encodes the following:
- a CDS encoding ABC transporter substrate-binding protein encodes MRRRKFILLTGSVALCPFAARAQQVSKVPRIGYLGVTSPFDRPLLLDAFRQGLRERGLIEGQNIVIDYRFAEGRLDRLPDLAAELVRLNVDVIVSLGTQGVTAAKNATKSIPIVMIGVRDPVGIGLIASLARPGGNITGVSGSAGLEIVTKQLELLKETVPKIQRVAILSNPANAYHQLAIKELNVAALSLGVQLQLLEARGPNEFDGAFAAMAEERVEALLVLSDVIFNDHRARLVDLAAMNRLPTAYGIRESVEAGGVMSYGPSFLDFFRRSTAYVDKILKGVKPTDLPVEQPTKFELIINLRTARTLGIEIPPTLLSRADEVIE; translated from the coding sequence ATGAGGCGTCGCAAATTCATCCTACTGACCGGAAGCGTAGCGCTTTGTCCTTTCGCGGCGCGCGCACAACAGGTATCAAAGGTGCCTCGCATAGGCTATCTTGGCGTCACGTCCCCCTTCGATAGGCCGCTTTTACTCGACGCGTTCCGGCAAGGTCTGCGTGAGCGCGGATTAATTGAAGGCCAGAATATTGTCATCGACTATCGTTTCGCTGAGGGTAGGCTCGACCGGTTGCCCGACCTTGCGGCCGAACTGGTCCGGCTCAACGTCGACGTCATCGTATCGTTGGGAACGCAGGGAGTGACGGCAGCCAAGAACGCCACCAAGTCAATCCCCATCGTCATGATTGGTGTTCGCGATCCTGTTGGCATCGGGCTCATCGCCAGCCTTGCGCGCCCGGGCGGAAACATCACCGGGGTGTCCGGCAGCGCCGGCCTGGAAATCGTCACCAAACAGCTAGAACTGCTCAAGGAGACCGTTCCCAAAATCCAACGCGTGGCCATCCTCTCGAACCCGGCGAATGCGTATCACCAGCTCGCGATAAAAGAATTGAACGTCGCAGCCCTGTCGTTGGGAGTGCAGCTCCAACTGCTGGAGGCTCGAGGTCCGAACGAGTTCGACGGCGCATTCGCGGCCATGGCCGAAGAGCGCGTGGAAGCACTCCTGGTCCTGTCAGATGTGATCTTCAACGACCACCGAGCACGGCTTGTAGATCTCGCGGCAATGAACCGCCTGCCGACAGCTTATGGCATCAGGGAGAGTGTGGAGGCCGGGGGTGTAATGTCTTACGGGCCGAGCTTCCTCGATTTTTTTCGGCGCAGCACCGCATACGTGGATAAAATCCTGAAAGGCGTTAAGCCAACCGACCTCCCTGTTGAGCAGCCAACGAAGTTCGAACTGATCATCAACCTCCGGACGGCCAGGACGCTCGGTATCGAAATTCCTCCAACGCTGCTCTCGCGCGCCGACGAGGTGATCGAATAG
- a CDS encoding VirK family protein, translating into MLVDLSACQVHGTNAAGPPIKASMRFDGYMIQPDGTIAFATTHFTVGPDKAVREFLSFRVHANGRIEARTMILDAVNDAVLKDTAFDCEIGKGAIFHW; encoded by the coding sequence ATGCTCGTCGACCTTTCGGCTTGCCAAGTTCACGGCACTAACGCGGCGGGGCCTCCGATCAAGGCGAGCATGCGGTTTGACGGATACATGATCCAGCCTGACGGAACGATCGCCTTCGCAACGACCCATTTCACGGTAGGACCGGACAAGGCGGTCAGAGAATTCTTGTCGTTCAGGGTGCACGCAAACGGCAGGATCGAAGCACGCACGATGATCCTGGACGCCGTTAATGACGCCGTTCTCAAGGATACGGCATTCGACTGCGAGATTGGAAAAGGCGCGATATTCCACTGGTGA
- a CDS encoding chorismate mutase — protein sequence MTDDDREFAGDLAKLRRSIDNLDAAMVHLLAERFRCTHVIGELKARHGLVSRDPRREAAQLKRLRMLAAQSGLDPEFTQKLHALIVREVITNHEAVKFESGAG from the coding sequence ATGACGGATGATGACCGGGAGTTTGCCGGCGATTTGGCCAAGCTGCGCCGCAGCATCGACAATCTCGATGCGGCGATGGTGCACCTGCTTGCAGAACGCTTTCGCTGTACTCATGTGATCGGAGAGCTCAAGGCTAGACATGGACTGGTGTCTCGCGATCCCCGACGTGAAGCGGCGCAATTGAAGCGGCTTCGCATGCTCGCCGCACAGAGCGGGCTCGATCCGGAGTTTACCCAGAAGCTGCATGCTCTGATCGTTCGAGAAGTCATCACCAATCACGAGGCGGTGAAGTTCGAGTCGGGAGCCGGCTAG
- the ureG gene encoding urease accessory protein UreG, whose product MRTIEGESRSFRAPGIPATNGPLRVGIGGPVGSGKTALVEALCKHLRDFYEIYVITNDIYTKEDQLILTRAQALAAERIMGVETGGCPHTAIREDASMNLAAIHDMNLKFPHAELCFVESGGDNLAATFSPELADLTVYVIDVAAGEKIPRKGGPGIMRSDLLVINKIDLAPLVGANLEIMEADARRMRGTRPFIFSNLKSGQGVDEIAGFILQKGGLSAATLSGGTHR is encoded by the coding sequence ATGAGAACGATTGAAGGCGAGAGCAGGTCTTTCCGCGCACCCGGCATTCCGGCAACCAACGGGCCGTTACGCGTCGGAATCGGCGGTCCGGTCGGTTCCGGAAAGACGGCGCTGGTCGAGGCGCTGTGCAAGCATCTGCGCGATTTCTACGAGATCTACGTCATCACCAACGACATCTACACCAAGGAGGATCAGCTCATTCTGACCCGCGCCCAAGCGCTGGCGGCAGAGCGCATCATGGGGGTGGAAACGGGGGGCTGTCCGCATACGGCCATACGGGAGGACGCCTCGATGAACCTGGCGGCGATTCACGACATGAACCTGAAGTTTCCGCACGCGGAGCTTTGCTTTGTCGAGTCGGGCGGCGACAATCTCGCTGCCACCTTCAGTCCGGAGCTAGCGGATCTGACCGTCTACGTGATCGACGTTGCGGCTGGAGAGAAGATCCCGCGCAAAGGAGGACCGGGGATCATGCGATCCGACCTGCTGGTGATCAACAAGATCGATCTCGCTCCCCTGGTGGGCGCAAATCTGGAGATCATGGAAGCGGATGCACGACGGATGCGCGGCACGCGGCCCTTCATCTTCTCCAATCTGAAGAGTGGCCAAGGCGTCGATGAGATTGCGGGCTTCATTCTGCAGAAGGGCGGGTTGTCCGCCGCGACGCTGTCCGGAGGTACCCATCGATGA
- a CDS encoding urease accessory protein UreF, translating to MAFLRLQSWLSPSFPNGAYSYSHGLEWAVEAGYVSDRRSLIDWLKADLCYGSGRNEAIFFSEAYRCVAEDAEDQIPQLAELAAASRGTAEFVLESAQQSSACLTTLRSVWPDRILDIFSDPKCPPVLAVLLGARAARERIGVEIALPAFLHSYVANLVSAGVRLVPLGQTDGQLAIAALEQAILSRSEIASRETVDDLGSAGLMVELASIAHELQYTRLFRS from the coding sequence TTGGCGTTCCTGAGGCTGCAGAGCTGGCTCTCGCCGTCGTTCCCGAACGGGGCCTACAGCTACTCGCACGGCCTGGAATGGGCCGTGGAGGCCGGCTATGTGTCCGATCGGCGCAGCCTGATCGATTGGCTCAAGGCCGACCTTTGCTATGGCTCCGGCCGAAACGAGGCGATTTTTTTCAGCGAAGCCTATCGATGCGTGGCGGAGGATGCCGAAGACCAGATTCCGCAGCTGGCTGAACTCGCAGCCGCGTCCCGTGGCACGGCCGAATTCGTGCTCGAATCCGCACAACAATCGTCAGCGTGCCTTACGACCCTTCGCAGCGTGTGGCCGGATCGAATTCTGGACATTTTCTCCGACCCGAAATGCCCGCCGGTGTTGGCCGTCCTGCTCGGAGCGAGAGCGGCGCGCGAGCGGATTGGCGTCGAAATCGCACTGCCGGCATTCCTGCACAGCTACGTCGCCAATCTGGTGAGCGCGGGCGTGCGATTGGTGCCTCTCGGTCAGACCGATGGTCAGCTCGCCATCGCGGCGCTCGAGCAGGCGATCCTATCGCGCAGTGAAATCGCAAGCCGTGAGACGGTCGACGATCTCGGTTCGGCGGGCCTGATGGTCGAGCTCGCGTCCATCGCGCACGAGCTCCAGTATACGAGGTTGTTTCGGTCATGA
- the ureC gene encoding urease subunit alpha, with protein MSHTMSRRAYAQMFGPTVGDRVRLADTDLFIEPEKDLTIYGEEVKFGGGKVIRDGMGQSQLTRAQGAVDTVITNALILDHWGIVKADIAIKDGLIAAIGKAGNPDVQPGVSIIIGPGTEIIAGEGKIITAGGMDTHIHFICPQQIEEALFSGVTTMMGGGTGPAAGTTATTCTPGPWHIHRMLEALDGFPMNFGIFGKGNASVPAGLVEQVEAGACGLKLHEDWGATPASIDCCLSVADDMDVQVMIHTDSLNEGGFVESTIAAFKGRTIHAAHTEGAGGGHAPDIIKVCGERNVIPASTNPTRPYTANTLDEALDMLMVTHHLDRRIPEDVAFAESRIRKETIAAEDILHDLGAFSIVSSDSQAMGRVGEVITRTWQTADKMKKQFGRSPEETGQNDNFRARRYVAKYTINPAIVQGMSGHVGSIEVGKLADIVVWDPAFFGIKPDMVLKSGMIAAAIMGDPNASIPTPQPEYYRPMFGAFGRSPGKNSVTFVSQASLETTRQLGLAKQLLPVSNTRSIGKHSMILNDALPHMEVDPETYEVRADGRLLTCPPVNVVPMAQRYFMY; from the coding sequence ATGTCCCACACGATGAGCCGCAGAGCCTATGCGCAGATGTTCGGCCCCACGGTCGGCGACAGGGTGCGGCTGGCTGACACCGATCTGTTCATTGAGCCGGAGAAGGACCTCACGATCTATGGCGAAGAGGTCAAGTTCGGCGGCGGCAAAGTCATCCGCGACGGCATGGGACAATCGCAGCTCACGCGGGCGCAGGGTGCAGTCGATACGGTCATTACCAACGCGCTGATCCTTGATCATTGGGGAATCGTCAAGGCCGACATTGCGATCAAGGACGGGCTCATTGCCGCCATCGGCAAGGCAGGCAACCCCGACGTTCAGCCGGGTGTATCGATCATCATCGGGCCGGGGACGGAAATCATCGCGGGCGAGGGCAAGATCATCACCGCCGGCGGAATGGATACGCACATTCATTTCATCTGCCCCCAGCAGATCGAGGAGGCGCTCTTTTCTGGTGTAACAACCATGATGGGTGGTGGGACCGGGCCTGCCGCTGGAACGACGGCAACGACCTGTACCCCGGGGCCATGGCACATCCATCGGATGCTCGAGGCGCTGGATGGGTTCCCGATGAACTTCGGCATTTTCGGCAAGGGCAATGCGAGTGTACCCGCGGGCCTTGTCGAGCAGGTCGAAGCCGGCGCGTGCGGGCTGAAGCTGCACGAAGACTGGGGCGCCACGCCCGCATCGATCGACTGCTGTCTCTCAGTCGCCGACGACATGGACGTGCAGGTCATGATCCACACCGATTCCCTGAACGAAGGCGGGTTCGTCGAGAGCACGATCGCCGCGTTCAAGGGCAGGACGATCCATGCGGCCCATACGGAAGGGGCCGGCGGCGGGCATGCGCCTGATATCATCAAGGTCTGCGGCGAGAGGAACGTCATCCCGGCCTCGACAAATCCGACGCGTCCCTACACCGCGAACACGCTCGACGAAGCACTCGACATGCTGATGGTAACCCACCATCTGGACCGTCGCATTCCGGAGGATGTCGCCTTCGCCGAGAGCCGCATACGAAAGGAGACGATCGCCGCAGAGGACATCCTGCACGATCTCGGTGCGTTCTCGATCGTGTCGTCGGATAGCCAGGCGATGGGGCGCGTCGGTGAGGTGATCACGCGGACGTGGCAGACCGCCGACAAGATGAAAAAGCAGTTCGGGCGATCGCCGGAAGAAACAGGGCAGAACGACAATTTCAGGGCTCGGCGCTACGTCGCGAAATACACGATCAATCCGGCCATCGTGCAGGGAATGTCAGGCCATGTCGGTTCGATCGAGGTCGGAAAGCTCGCGGACATCGTCGTCTGGGATCCGGCGTTCTTCGGGATCAAACCCGACATGGTCCTGAAATCCGGCATGATCGCTGCCGCGATCATGGGTGACCCCAATGCATCGATACCGACGCCACAACCGGAATATTACCGGCCGATGTTTGGTGCCTTTGGCCGTTCTCCCGGCAAAAATTCAGTAACCTTCGTCAGTCAGGCTTCGCTCGAAACGACGAGACAGCTGGGCTTGGCAAAGCAACTCCTGCCGGTCTCGAACACGCGATCGATCGGCAAGCATTCCATGATCCTCAACGACGCGCTTCCTCACATGGAGGTCGATCCCGAAACCTACGAGGTGCGAGCCGACGGGCGACTCCTCACTTGTCCGCCGGTGAATGTGGTCCCGATGGCGCAGCGCTATTTCATGTACTGA
- a CDS encoding urease subunit beta: MIPGEVIPADGDIVLNRDRTGLSIAVSNTGDRPVQVGSHYHFAEVNAALVFDRSAARGRRLDIPAGTAVRFEPGQSREVSLIPFAGARRIYGFSGSVMGPLESQTDASGSNE, from the coding sequence ATGATTCCCGGAGAGGTCATTCCGGCTGACGGCGACATCGTTCTGAATAGGGACAGGACGGGTCTATCGATTGCCGTATCCAACACCGGCGACCGGCCGGTCCAGGTGGGCAGTCATTATCACTTCGCCGAAGTGAACGCAGCACTCGTGTTCGATCGATCCGCCGCCCGTGGACGCCGCCTAGATATCCCGGCCGGGACGGCCGTGCGGTTTGAGCCGGGTCAGTCGCGCGAGGTTTCATTGATTCCATTTGCCGGAGCGCGGCGGATTTACGGCTTTAGCGGCAGCGTGATGGGACCTCTGGAATCACAGACCGATGCATCCGGCTCCAACGAATGA
- a CDS encoding HupE/UreJ family protein → MMRIVPFCVAALSVLASPAFAHPVTSVGSSFDAGLVHPFSGADHLIAITLVGAWSALVGGSARAVWPLTFLIAMLGGFAAASAGLQMGFVEAAISLSMVALGAFVAFEFRMPVMLGAAAIGLFAFFHGHAHGTEAASMLAPYVIGFITATAALLLTGMFIGFWGGSAARKSLLRAAGVCAGLVGLLLLGGVA, encoded by the coding sequence ATGATGCGTATCGTCCCGTTTTGCGTCGCCGCGTTGAGCGTGCTTGCCTCGCCCGCTTTTGCTCATCCTGTTACTAGCGTGGGCAGCTCGTTCGATGCCGGTCTCGTCCACCCGTTCAGCGGCGCGGATCATCTGATTGCGATCACGTTGGTGGGAGCGTGGAGCGCGCTCGTGGGCGGATCCGCGAGAGCCGTGTGGCCGCTGACCTTTCTGATCGCGATGCTGGGCGGCTTTGCTGCGGCGAGCGCAGGTCTCCAGATGGGCTTTGTGGAGGCGGCGATCAGCCTCTCGATGGTGGCGCTGGGAGCGTTCGTTGCGTTCGAATTCAGGATGCCCGTCATGCTAGGCGCGGCGGCCATCGGCCTGTTCGCGTTCTTCCATGGTCACGCACACGGAACTGAAGCCGCCTCGATGCTTGCTCCCTACGTGATCGGCTTCATAACTGCGACCGCTGCTCTTCTCTTGACCGGCATGTTCATCGGGTTCTGGGGAGGAAGCGCGGCCAGAAAAAGTTTGCTTCGCGCGGCGGGCGTTTGTGCCGGTCTTGTCGGGTTGCTGCTGCTTGGAGGCGTGGCATGA
- a CDS encoding urease subunit gamma, producing the protein MNLTPRERDKLMIALAAIVARGRLARGVKLNYPESIALISDAIMEGARDGRSVADLMSEGGRLLRRDQVMEGIPELIREIQVEATFPDGTKLVPVHNPIR; encoded by the coding sequence TTGAATTTGACGCCACGGGAACGAGACAAGCTGATGATAGCACTCGCCGCGATCGTTGCGCGTGGCCGGCTCGCGCGAGGCGTCAAGCTAAATTATCCCGAAAGTATCGCGTTGATCTCGGATGCCATCATGGAAGGCGCTCGCGACGGGCGGTCGGTCGCGGATCTGATGTCTGAAGGCGGCCGGCTGCTGCGCCGGGACCAGGTCATGGAGGGCATCCCGGAATTGATCCGCGAGATCCAGGTGGAGGCGACATTTCCGGATGGGACCAAGCTTGTCCCGGTGCACAACCCGATCCGATAG
- a CDS encoding urease accessory protein UreD, producing the protein MDKADLQRAVGAIRVAFAGAANGTEISDLYQKFPMAVAFPNIDARRRKEAVLINTSGGVAGGDEIRIEVVAQGNASVAVTTQAAEKIYRALDRPARILTRLRAEGNARLAWLPQETIVFNQARVARQTEIDVSSGTELLALEWLVLGRIESGEEILGGYVRDSWRIRVDGRLAWADGFLASDQVFPQLRKTALLSNWRAIATMIYFGPHLESRFERLREIGASLECACGVTIVGAIIVIRIAAIASADLSRGLRRFLDQLDHELGSGPFGVPKMWSC; encoded by the coding sequence ATGGACAAGGCTGACCTGCAGCGCGCCGTCGGGGCAATTCGCGTGGCGTTCGCCGGCGCGGCAAACGGTACGGAGATCAGCGACCTTTATCAGAAATTTCCGATGGCCGTTGCCTTCCCGAACATCGACGCCCGCCGGCGCAAGGAAGCGGTCCTCATCAACACGTCGGGCGGTGTCGCGGGCGGCGACGAGATCAGGATCGAGGTGGTCGCTCAAGGCAATGCCTCGGTCGCAGTGACCACGCAGGCCGCGGAGAAGATTTATCGGGCGCTCGATCGGCCTGCCCGAATCCTGACCCGATTGAGGGCTGAGGGAAATGCTCGGCTGGCGTGGCTTCCACAGGAAACGATCGTCTTCAACCAGGCGCGCGTCGCGCGGCAAACCGAGATCGATGTGAGCTCGGGCACCGAGTTACTTGCACTCGAGTGGCTGGTTCTCGGCCGCATCGAGAGCGGCGAGGAGATTCTCGGCGGATATGTCCGGGACAGTTGGCGCATCAGGGTCGATGGCCGTCTGGCGTGGGCGGATGGTTTCCTCGCGTCCGACCAGGTGTTTCCGCAGCTTCGGAAAACGGCCCTGCTCTCGAACTGGAGGGCGATTGCGACAATGATCTATTTCGGTCCGCATCTCGAGAGCCGATTCGAGCGGTTGCGCGAGATCGGCGCTTCCCTGGAATGCGCGTGCGGCGTCACGATCGTGGGTGCGATCATCGTGATCCGGATCGCCGCGATCGCCAGCGCGGATCTCAGCCGAGGTCTGCGCCGCTTCCTCGATCAACTCGACCATGAACTTGGATCCGGTCCCTTCGGTGTGCCGAAGATGTGGTCCTGTTAG
- a CDS encoding lactonase family protein, translating to MAKEATTSEMGMSKGQAGHLYIQTNEIDNAIIHYRRQADGKLAEVARIKTGGAGSGEFKPISGQDSAPNSFEGAGSVIITSDRRFLFATNGGDNSVSSFRLGSDGGLTLLDVKSTGNPVEGRSGTAKSLAFAPSTRTLFVLHSFGPDHLRLMSVDAEGMLKPRPERYTVNTSSKRNRVSTMVVVSPNEELVLVGTTFDEPIALTGLYPDGSPILWVQRAGGALHSIASNAPDPDGLAVFALQKDGSLGTARFYDAKAGSPFYIAFLHQRPNMFVIGYAVGDGCSICSIEKNGSIKIGPLVKIDTSAGVPTELCWLAIAPDDRTIYATNFGYSNISSYRIDGSGLEVACDPACPKVPGDGTARGLNGTVTSGPSDSWITPDGAYLYQIYGNASKLVSYSTQPDGSLKEIGSVKIPYNSPQGLAGF from the coding sequence ATGGCTAAAGAGGCGACGACGAGTGAGATGGGAATGTCGAAAGGTCAGGCTGGCCATCTCTACATCCAGACCAATGAGATCGACAACGCCATTATTCACTACAGGCGGCAGGCGGACGGCAAGCTGGCCGAGGTCGCGCGGATCAAGACCGGCGGCGCCGGCTCCGGCGAGTTCAAGCCGATCAGCGGCCAGGACAGCGCGCCCAACTCCTTCGAAGGCGCGGGCAGCGTCATCATCACGTCCGACCGGCGTTTTCTGTTTGCCACGAATGGTGGAGACAATTCGGTTTCGAGCTTCCGCCTTGGGAGTGACGGCGGCCTCACGCTGCTCGATGTGAAGTCGACCGGGAATCCTGTCGAGGGAAGGAGCGGCACGGCCAAATCGCTCGCCTTCGCTCCGTCGACCCGCACGCTATTTGTGCTGCACTCATTCGGGCCAGATCACCTCCGGCTGATGTCGGTCGATGCCGAAGGCATGTTGAAGCCGCGGCCCGAACGATACACGGTCAATACCTCGAGCAAGCGGAACCGCGTCTCGACCATGGTCGTGGTCTCCCCGAACGAGGAACTGGTCCTCGTCGGCACGACCTTCGATGAGCCAATTGCGCTGACCGGCTTGTATCCGGACGGCTCACCCATTCTCTGGGTCCAGCGGGCCGGCGGTGCGTTGCACTCGATCGCTTCGAATGCACCGGATCCGGACGGCCTCGCCGTGTTCGCTCTGCAAAAGGACGGCTCGCTCGGCACGGCCAGGTTCTACGATGCGAAGGCCGGCTCTCCATTCTACATCGCCTTCCTGCATCAGCGCCCGAATATGTTCGTGATCGGCTATGCCGTCGGCGACGGCTGCTCCATTTGCAGCATCGAGAAGAACGGCTCGATCAAGATTGGTCCGCTCGTCAAGATCGACACCAGCGCAGGCGTGCCCACCGAGCTGTGCTGGCTGGCCATCGCTCCCGATGATCGCACGATCTACGCGACGAATTTCGGCTACAGCAACATCAGCAGCTACCGCATCGATGGCAGCGGCCTGGAGGTTGCCTGCGATCCGGCATGTCCGAAGGTCCCCGGCGACGGGACCGCGCGGGGATTGAACGGAACCGTGACGAGCGGTCCCAGCGACAGCTGGATCACGCCTGATGGCGCCTATCTCTATCAGATCTATGGCAACGCCTCGAAGCTTGTCAGCTACAGCACCCAGCCGGACGGTTCGCTGAAGGAGATTGGCAGCGTCAAGATCCCGTACAATAGTCCCCAGGGGCTTGCGGGTTTCTGA
- a CDS encoding cytochrome P460 family protein, protein MKILKAACIAFVMIFAIPAAVRYSQLRANAADGVSPGASVADRDGHLRVPDDYRSTYQLLGSWAIAAGDGGGSNEIHVVYASPGVIDAYRKDKRFPDGAVLIKEVFKATTSEMTTGTVSRADALKGWFVMVKDTANKHPDNALWGDGWGWSWFDAGDRSRTTTTNYKTQCLACHVPARASDWVYVDGYPPLKN, encoded by the coding sequence GTGAAAATCCTCAAAGCCGCTTGTATCGCCTTCGTCATGATCTTCGCGATCCCGGCCGCGGTCAGGTATTCGCAGCTGCGGGCGAACGCGGCGGATGGTGTTTCGCCCGGTGCGAGTGTCGCCGACCGCGACGGGCATCTGCGTGTGCCCGATGATTACCGCTCGACTTATCAGCTCCTCGGAAGCTGGGCGATTGCAGCGGGCGACGGCGGTGGCTCGAACGAAATTCATGTCGTGTACGCCTCGCCGGGGGTGATCGATGCCTATCGAAAGGACAAGCGCTTTCCGGATGGAGCCGTGCTGATCAAGGAGGTTTTCAAGGCGACAACCTCCGAAATGACGACTGGTACCGTCAGTCGCGCCGACGCCCTGAAGGGCTGGTTCGTCATGGTGAAGGACACCGCGAACAAGCATCCGGATAACGCGCTGTGGGGAGACGGATGGGGATGGTCCTGGTTCGACGCCGGCGATCGGTCAAGAACGACGACGACGAATTACAAGACCCAATGTCTCGCGTGCCATGTGCCTGCTCGGGCCTCCGACTGGGTCTACGTCGATGGCTACCCGCCGTTGAAGAACTAA
- a CDS encoding cytochrome P460 family protein, with protein MRVRVQAAAAVIAGSAVATILFFGSLKHSNAQNNARYLPEYTADGQLLLPKNFHEWVYVGSPLTPNALNGGQANFPEFHNVYIEPGSYAIYKKTGEFPEGTILFKELQLTLPQENADGSRTEASGRGYFPGKWNGADVTVKDSKRFADTNGWGYFNFNHHEPKASMAKVKSKDECAYCHIANAKKDEVWTQFYPLLDNKDAR; from the coding sequence ATGCGCGTGAGAGTCCAGGCAGCAGCGGCGGTCATCGCAGGCAGTGCGGTCGCAACGATCCTGTTCTTCGGATCGCTCAAGCATAGCAATGCTCAGAACAATGCGCGCTATTTGCCGGAATATACCGCGGACGGGCAGTTGCTCCTGCCGAAGAATTTCCATGAGTGGGTCTATGTCGGCTCGCCGCTGACGCCAAACGCCCTCAACGGCGGGCAGGCGAACTTCCCGGAATTCCACAACGTCTATATCGAGCCGGGCTCGTACGCGATCTACAAGAAGACCGGCGAATTCCCCGAGGGGACGATCCTGTTCAAGGAGCTGCAGCTGACGTTGCCGCAGGAGAATGCCGACGGCTCGCGAACGGAAGCGTCGGGACGTGGTTACTTCCCGGGCAAGTGGAACGGCGCCGACGTGACCGTCAAGGACTCAAAGCGCTTCGCCGACACCAACGGATGGGGCTACTTCAACTTCAATCACCACGAACCGAAAGCGTCGATGGCCAAGGTGAAGTCGAAGGACGAGTGCGCCTACTGCCATATCGCGAACGCCAAGAAGGATGAGGTCTGGACCCAGTTCTATCCGCTGCTCGATAACAAGGACGCCCGGTGA